In Penaeus monodon isolate SGIC_2016 chromosome 7, NSTDA_Pmon_1, whole genome shotgun sequence, the genomic stretch gagagagagagacagacagacagagagagagagaaagagagagagagagagagacgaaggaggagagagagacgagaaagagagagagagagagaagagaaagagagaggagagagaggaaggaagagagagagagagagagaggagagagagaggaggagagagagagagagagagagagagagagagagagagagagagagagagagagagagagagagagagagagagagaaaccgagagaaagagataaacagataaacagagagagagtgaaaccgagagaaagagataaacagatagacagagagagagtgaaaccgagagaaagagataaacagatagacagaaagagagtgaaaccgagagaaagagataaacagaagacagagagagagcgcgtgCACCATCGCCCcagcctccctcctccgccccagCAACGAAGCTTCCCCTTTTTCACCTCGGAGTCTGACCAatcccgtcctccttcccccccaggcTCGCTCGCCGCCCACCACCTGAGGAAGAGGTTCATTTGGACGTTAACTCAGGAGCCCTATTTCTACGGtcagtaaataagaaataaataaaaagtaactataatgatgataatagcaataagaatcataagagtattattattattattgcaagaaAAGGTGAGAACGGAAGGTTATAGGATTCGAAAAAGTACAAAAGTAGTAGATTAAGAGAAGAGTGGAGTTCTCTTTTTTCCTTGATAAGAGAAaagcctttcccttctctctgcctgctgcctgtctctgtttgtgtgtctatgtatgtgtctttttgtctctctgtctgtctgtctgtctctctctctctctctctctctctctctctctctctctctctctctctctctctctctctctctctctctctctctctctctctctctttctgaaactTATATACAGGATAAAAACTATGAGCATCATTATAATAGGCAATATTAATGACAGACTTCACAGTagtagtaaatatgataataatggtaatggtgatagcaGGGTGTGTAATGggaaaataaataccaaaataatagcaaaatgataaCATCAGCACTGATGATGGTTACGTGAAGATACTATcactacaaaaataacaataacagttatgttagttatgataggaataataatatattagttgaTAATATACTACTATTGATAGTAACATCATGATGACTTTGCTATGTCTAGTAATGACAACAGTGTTTActgagataatgattataataacataatatcggCAGTGGTTTatgtcacgagagagagagagagagagagagagagagagagagagagagagagagagagagagagagagagagagagagagagagagagagagagagagagagagagtcaagagtCTGGAAGATGTCTTAAAGACGATGTGATACACTTTTCAAAAACGTCCGAAGGAATTTCCGAACTTCAGCAAGAGATAAGAATGACTTATGGTCTCATcagttccttcctttctttccttggcATTGATATTCATGTTCATTCTAGTGGCTGTTggtgaggaacagagagagagagagagagagagagagagagagagagagagagagagagagaaagagagagagagagagagagagagagggagagagagagagagagggagagagagagagggagggagagagagagaggaagaatagactGGAAAAGTGAGACAAATGGTTAGAAGTATATACGTAAATAGAAAGAGGTAGACTGACAGATGCCTGggtgaatatatgcataaatcgttagaccattttttctcttaacatctcgtttccctttcttttgttcaTTGCTaagactttttttatcatttagtaactgatttctctttctctttgtttactaCTAAGCATTCACTGTTCTCCTTATAATCCCAGTGCTCCTAACATGTATGATAATGCAAGAATAAAATCTAACATTCTGATAAGATATCTATTtgacaatatacacatatatgcgtacacaaacacaaaacacacacacacacacacacaaacacacacacacacacacacttttctctctctctctctctctctctctctctctctctctttcactctaatGCTTGccgcttcttttttttatatagatgcgTGTATTTGcctctgtttgtgtgtatttatgcatttgtttgATACTTTTTacctttctgtgtttgtttgtgtcactAGTTCATATGTTGAGTGTTCCTCTTCCAGTTTGCAACGATTtacttttaatcttattttatcttatcctaattttgtttgtgcatatatatgtcagTTTAGCTTCGTGCCAgatctcttttatcttcttagtTTTAAATCTGTCGACATGTCTTTTCCAAATATAGGCTGAAGATGAGTACTTGCCCAGTGATCCCGCACGCAGCCCCTCTTTCGGCAAATATTGGTTTTGGGTTGCCCCGCCGCCCTCAACGCCCACAATAACTAACTAACCGATAAGCAGGCGGTGGAcgaggggtgtgggggtgagggggatggggggggcagGGTGGTTACATATGGACAGGGATAGGCGTTCATTAAGTGAAACTGTCGTCGTACCCCGTAGACTTTTGAGGGTTGGGTTTTCATAGGGTGAACGCCAATTACGATGTTTAGTTTTGGAAGCGGATCATGCAAGGCATCGTAATTTTGTTATCAGTCCTCTATAACAAGATTGTGTTGTGATAAGAAGGAAGGCATacggtatttacatatatgtcacacgcacacactattcCTCCTTTATGTTATCTTTTGTCATTCAATCCGTCACTGATGAACTTTCctaaaacaatatttttcaaGAACTTTTCTAATTGATCACAgttaaaaacaaatatgataataataataataataataataataataataataatagtgataataataataataataataatgataataataatgataataataataataatgataataacaataataataatagtaataataatgataataataataataataataataataataataaagatgtattTCCAGGCAAGTATGACCACAGTGACCGCGAAGGCAGCCGAGGCCAGGCAGGGGGAATGACCGAAACAGGCTCAGAGACGCTGCCCCAGACCATGGCGCTCCGGAACCCGACCTCGCTTCACAAACGACTGTACCCACGCTGGTATCAAGCCTACGTGTACAAGGTAGGCATTCAAGTTTAGGGTTCTGTCTGTTtgtaaatctgtctgtctgtctgtctgtctctgtttccttctctttctctctgtgtgtatatatacagtatatatatatatatatatatatatatatatatataatatatatatatatatatatatatatatatgtatatatatatatatatatatatatatatatatatatatatatataatatatatatatttatatatatatataatatatatatatatatatatatatatatatatatatatatatatatatatacacacacatatatggggagatagatggatagataaacaaaaataaaaatagacagataaatagcgttaaagagagagagagagagagagagagagagagagagagagagagaagagagagagagagagagagagagagagagagagagagagagagagagagagagagagagagagagagagagagagagagagatagggagagagaggggggagtaagagagaaaggaagagggagggagggagatagaaagggatagagagagagttttcgGGTGCTCTTCACTCAGACGAGACAAGCAAGCTGTTACATAAGCATCTTTCCTACAATCAGATCTGCAATGAATTTTTCGacgctcttcctttcctctccagaCCCCAAGCTTCAACAGAGTGGCCACCCCCATCGGCGGAAGCAAGAGGTTCCAGCCGCTGCACCCCCTGGCAAGGTTCAGGGGCCTCGCCATGGGGAGCAGCCCCGGGTACTCAGCAGGCTACCACATCCCCTCTGACTTTCCCCTCTCGGACCAGCCTGGCCACCCCGTGCCCTCAGGTACTTTCGTTCGGCGTCTCAATTGCGTCGCTGTTGCTTCAGTTCTGTGTCCTTTGGCAGGGATCCTGCCGTCACTAACTCTACCGCTGATAATGATGTCACAGTGACAGAACAATCAATTTTCCGGAATGATTATAGCACTAACGAATTGCAAAAAATAGGCTGATCCCAAGATGTGATAATGgtcatgtttaatttttttaaatctccaaACGCCAAACCCTTAACATTTCCCTCCCGTGCCGCAGCCCCCAACGCCCAGCCTTCCCTGCCCTACGACGACGACGTGAACGAGGAAGGCCTGGATGCTGCCGGGGACGAGGCAGATAAGATAAGCGCCGGGGACCTCCTCCGCTTCCTGAAGAACATCGCCAGCGACAGGGGCCTCTCGAGTCACACCAAGAGCTTCAGGTACGGCATCagcaagaggaaataaagaagagcaATAA encodes the following:
- the LOC119575139 gene encoding uncharacterized protein LOC119575139, translated to MLPHMTWVLACFLLALSLGSCVAEEQDRDALQTRASGPPSRPDAEEDGSLAAHHLRKRFIWTLTQEPYFYGKYDHSDREGSRGQAGGMTETGSETLPQTMALRNPTSLHKRLYPRWYQAYVYKTPSFNRVATPIGGSKRFQPLHPLARFRGLAMGSSPGYSAGYHIPSDFPLSDQPGHPVPSAPNAQPSLPYDDDVNEEGLDAAGDEADKISAGDLLRFLKNIASDRGLSSHTKSFRYGISKRK